A portion of the Leptospira noumeaensis genome contains these proteins:
- the dnaX gene encoding DNA polymerase III subunit gamma/tau, which yields MSENHQVLFRKYRPQFFRDVIYQDLAVGSLQNAFKSKKIGHAYIFIGPRGVGKTTIARILAKRLNCERPDGVEPCNECTSCLEITKGNSNDVFEIDAASNSGVDNIRELRENVKFNAMGGKYRVYILDEVHMLSGAAFNALLKTLEEPPAHVVFILATTEYHKIPETILSRCQDFHFRKVPVTVLQNYIETLCEKENLKYDSEGLFWIAKKGDGSVRDTLSFMEQAVIFTDGNLTGVKLRKMIGYHGIDTFTDFLNQLLDSSQSAQIFETLENLFQAGIDLGKFVWDFIEFLNSLLLIKDNLADRESINIPQEDLQKLKQNYRELDREVLVLLAERIFSVHEKLNLMKLRSSYEMKVYLEIQFRKLILDREKPSVSGLLAKISELTKLVQGDISHIPDNLETPKKAATATTAATQKQDTVTNTQPEPTKTISEKPVENREPEIKQPSQPKSNLDVEIKQTSEPKPNPPKPAETTQSSPEDMEKLLKEKFSGMEVDPNQFKNL from the coding sequence ATGAGCGAAAACCACCAAGTACTCTTTCGAAAATACAGACCTCAATTCTTTCGTGATGTAATTTATCAGGATCTTGCGGTTGGTTCTTTACAAAATGCATTTAAATCGAAAAAGATTGGCCATGCTTATATTTTCATTGGCCCCCGCGGTGTTGGTAAAACAACCATCGCGAGAATTCTAGCCAAACGTCTCAATTGTGAAAGGCCAGATGGTGTTGAACCTTGTAACGAATGTACCTCTTGTTTGGAAATCACCAAGGGAAATTCAAATGATGTATTTGAAATCGATGCCGCTTCCAACAGTGGTGTGGATAATATCCGAGAATTACGCGAAAATGTAAAATTCAATGCAATGGGTGGAAAGTACCGCGTTTATATTTTGGATGAGGTTCATATGTTAAGTGGAGCGGCTTTTAACGCTCTCCTCAAAACCTTAGAAGAACCACCTGCTCATGTTGTTTTTATTTTAGCGACCACCGAATATCATAAAATTCCAGAGACCATTCTTTCCCGTTGCCAAGACTTCCATTTTAGAAAAGTACCTGTCACCGTTTTACAAAATTACATCGAAACTCTTTGTGAAAAAGAGAATTTGAAATACGATTCAGAAGGATTGTTCTGGATTGCAAAAAAAGGTGATGGTTCCGTTCGCGACACACTTTCCTTTATGGAACAAGCGGTTATTTTTACGGATGGAAACCTAACAGGTGTCAAACTTAGAAAAATGATTGGGTATCATGGAATTGATACCTTTACAGATTTTCTAAATCAATTACTTGATTCCTCCCAAAGTGCACAAATTTTTGAAACTCTCGAAAATCTTTTCCAAGCAGGAATTGATCTTGGTAAGTTTGTTTGGGATTTTATTGAATTTTTGAATTCTCTTCTTCTCATCAAAGACAATTTGGCAGATAGAGAATCAATTAACATCCCTCAAGAGGATTTGCAAAAATTAAAACAAAACTACAGAGAACTTGATCGTGAAGTTTTAGTTTTACTCGCAGAACGTATTTTTTCCGTACATGAAAAATTGAATCTGATGAAACTTCGCAGTTCTTACGAGATGAAAGTTTATTTAGAAATTCAGTTTCGTAAGTTAATTTTGGATCGCGAAAAACCAAGTGTGTCGGGATTACTTGCTAAAATTTCAGAACTCACTAAACTGGTACAAGGTGATATCTCTCATATCCCTGACAATTTAGAGACTCCCAAAAAAGCAGCTACCGCAACTACTGCTGCTACACAAAAACAAGATACTGTAACGAACACACAACCAGAACCGACAAAAACCATTTCGGAAAAACCAGTAGAGAATCGAGAACCGGAAATAAAACAACCTTCGCAGCCAAAATCAAATTTGGATGTAGAAATAAAACAAACGTCTGAACCAAAACCAAATCCTCCGAAACCAGCCGAGACAACACAATCCAGCCCAGAAGACATGGAAAAACTTTTGAAAGAAAAGTTCTCTGGGATGGAAGTTGATCCCAACCAATTTAAGAATTTATAA
- a CDS encoding YbaB/EbfC family nucleoid-associated protein: protein MFDQMKQMREAFSQLGNIKEKQEELAKRLAQIRVTASAGAGMVEVTATADGILTNLNINPIMFNADDKKMLEDLILSATNEVQRKAKETMAHEMKNVLGFNPSDFEGVFNQLQKDGGFPPV, encoded by the coding sequence ATTTTTGATCAAATGAAACAAATGCGAGAAGCATTCTCGCAACTCGGTAACATCAAAGAAAAACAAGAAGAACTCGCAAAGCGCCTAGCTCAGATTCGAGTAACGGCGTCCGCAGGAGCAGGGATGGTAGAAGTAACGGCAACTGCTGACGGAATTCTTACTAATCTCAACATCAATCCCATCATGTTCAATGCTGATGACAAAAAAATGTTAGAAGATCTAATTCTTTCTGCTACGAACGAAGTACAAAGAAAAGCCAAAGAAACAATGGCTCATGAAATGAAAAATGTTCTGGGATTCAATCCAAGTGATTTTGAAGGAGTGTTCAACCAACTCCAAAAGGATGGAGGGTTCCCACCTGTCTGA
- the recR gene encoding recombination mediator RecR — protein MEGSHLSDPQFQKLIQSFSSLPGIGKKSATRIGFHILRMDPSTFRSWLSNIEEAKTKLRFCDECGGLTEDAVCSICLSDRRETGILCVVEQPEDIFFIENTKEYVGKYHVLNGAISPLDGIGPDQLRIRQLIHRLEDGEIKEVLIATNPTLEGDATASYLSTVIKPMEIKITRIAHGITIGGTLEYSDQYTLGKAIKSRLTL, from the coding sequence ATGGAGGGTTCCCACCTGTCTGATCCACAATTTCAAAAACTAATCCAATCTTTTTCAAGCCTTCCTGGAATTGGAAAAAAAAGTGCTACAAGGATCGGATTCCATATTTTACGAATGGATCCATCAACATTCCGTTCCTGGCTTTCAAACATAGAAGAGGCCAAAACCAAACTTCGGTTTTGCGATGAATGCGGCGGACTCACAGAAGATGCTGTATGTTCTATATGTTTGTCTGACAGAAGAGAGACAGGAATTCTATGCGTTGTCGAACAACCAGAAGATATTTTCTTTATTGAAAACACAAAAGAATATGTTGGAAAATATCATGTACTCAATGGAGCCATTTCACCTTTAGATGGAATTGGCCCTGATCAATTACGAATTCGCCAACTCATCCATCGATTAGAAGATGGAGAAATCAAAGAAGTTCTAATCGCAACGAACCCTACACTCGAAGGGGACGCAACCGCATCCTACCTTTCCACAGTGATCAAACCAATGGAAATTAAAATTACAAGAATTGCCCATGGAATCACCATTGGTGGTACGTTAGAATATTCTGACCAATACACTTTAGGTAAAGCAATCAAGTCAAGGTTAACTTTATAA
- a CDS encoding substrate-binding periplasmic protein gives MKVRNFGFVSILVILFSNSISAQASQVLEKIKKTKTLTVSVNEFYDPFYIENPNPNFPGLDVELAQEYAKFLDVDLKIIPLRTFDQHARMLEKGDTQIAMAGISSSINRFRDVYFTDPYLISTPAALVNRTALPPEPEGQIVTVQLFRNLNDLTNITGISYSVLANSSNHQFLRDAFPKAQTFSYFTNEAALSELKKNNVNAFVADSFYIQALLQKDSSLRANYLPILGVVQEDHISMATAKRDVEFLYNLNFFIKELKRTGKIQGLINKYFKSNQWVKKE, from the coding sequence ATTAAGGTTCGAAATTTTGGATTTGTTTCCATTTTGGTAATTTTGTTCTCTAATTCTATTTCTGCGCAAGCGAGCCAAGTTTTAGAAAAAATAAAAAAAACAAAAACGCTTACAGTTTCTGTGAATGAATTTTACGATCCGTTTTATATTGAAAATCCCAATCCCAATTTTCCGGGGTTAGATGTTGAGTTAGCTCAGGAATATGCAAAATTTTTAGACGTTGATTTAAAAATTATTCCACTTCGCACCTTCGACCAACATGCAAGGATGTTAGAAAAAGGTGATACGCAAATTGCTATGGCAGGAATTTCATCTTCTATCAATCGATTTAGAGACGTGTATTTTACAGATCCTTATTTGATTTCGACTCCGGCCGCACTAGTGAATCGAACAGCTTTACCACCAGAACCAGAAGGACAAATCGTAACTGTACAATTGTTTCGAAACTTAAATGACCTAACAAATATTACAGGAATTTCTTATTCAGTACTTGCAAACAGTTCGAACCATCAATTTTTACGTGATGCCTTTCCTAAGGCACAAACCTTTTCTTATTTTACTAACGAAGCTGCCTTAAGTGAATTAAAGAAAAATAATGTAAATGCATTCGTGGCGGATTCGTTTTACATTCAGGCACTTTTACAAAAAGATTCTTCTCTAAGAGCCAACTATTTGCCAATTTTGGGAGTTGTGCAAGAAGATCATATCAGTATGGCCACAGCAAAACGAGATGTTGAATTTCTTTATAATTTAAATTTCTTTATCAAAGAATTAAAACGTACAGGAAAAATCCAAGGTTTGATCAACAAATATTTTAAATCAAACCAATGGGTAAAAAAAGAATAA
- a CDS encoding OmpA family protein — protein sequence MPYSFPLKYNSNLNLSILSFDGINPRSSIKDATFYRQYRYPTGLAEYTLHANSEIYGGYANSKYPQFEIETGNIRSAYISKSIIGWIKSFIQSIQNLKFSFGMFYLFVSIFMFISISSPLRIYSQTQGNEPTLLVAPIQGPINTEFQEFGPTMTPDAKTLYFYSKRSNRGYTEIFKSERKKDGTWDFPEEVDVLNSPFDDQSPFISRDGKTLLLSSNRDGSVEVVLPDGKVGISRDLYVSNWNGKEWGSPVALPAPINTEEIEENPHLLGDTLLFTRYPFGKPNLAKVYFSQYRGDKWSKPKLLPSPINDNYATIAAAFNDDGSILFFSSNRPGGYGGFDLYMAKIDGDSFKDIENLGSPINSNEDEAYIVFQQVKKTFLFCRRVEGRSFDLFTASVPKQENLVQKKLEETKKISLDSVYFERASSILKPESSVPLDAIVDFLHENSDKKMKIIGHTDLTGTFEDNMVLSKERAESVKQYLVSKGVDPKRLVTDGKGPTQPVVQATDEVSSKKNRRTEFVLIDP from the coding sequence ATGCCCTATTCCTTTCCTTTAAAATATAATTCAAATCTTAACCTAAGCATTCTCTCATTTGATGGAATTAATCCTAGGTCATCTATAAAGGATGCGACGTTTTATCGGCAATACAGATATCCCACCGGTTTGGCGGAATATACGCTCCACGCAAATTCAGAGATATATGGCGGTTATGCGAATAGCAAATATCCCCAGTTTGAAATAGAAACGGGGAATATCCGCAGTGCGTATATTTCCAAAAGTATCATCGGGTGGATAAAATCATTCATTCAATCAATACAAAATTTAAAATTTTCGTTTGGTATGTTTTATCTATTTGTTTCGATCTTTATGTTTATCTCAATTTCTTCTCCCCTTCGCATTTATAGCCAAACTCAAGGGAACGAACCGACTCTACTTGTGGCCCCGATCCAAGGCCCAATCAATACAGAGTTCCAAGAATTTGGTCCAACGATGACTCCGGATGCAAAAACCTTATATTTTTATTCCAAACGTTCTAATCGTGGTTATACGGAGATTTTTAAATCGGAAAGAAAAAAAGATGGGACTTGGGATTTTCCAGAAGAGGTAGATGTTTTGAATTCGCCATTCGATGACCAAAGCCCCTTTATATCGAGAGATGGAAAAACACTTCTTTTATCATCGAATCGTGATGGATCTGTCGAAGTGGTGTTACCTGATGGAAAGGTTGGAATTTCTCGGGATTTGTATGTATCAAACTGGAATGGAAAAGAATGGGGTAGTCCCGTTGCATTACCTGCTCCCATCAACACAGAAGAAATAGAAGAAAATCCACATCTCCTCGGTGATACTTTACTTTTTACAAGATATCCATTTGGAAAACCAAATTTGGCAAAAGTCTATTTTAGCCAATACAGAGGAGATAAATGGTCAAAGCCAAAACTCTTACCATCTCCAATTAATGATAATTATGCGACCATTGCGGCTGCCTTCAATGATGATGGTAGTATTTTGTTTTTTTCCTCGAATCGTCCTGGCGGTTATGGCGGGTTCGATTTATACATGGCAAAAATTGATGGGGATTCGTTTAAGGATATAGAGAATTTAGGATCTCCTATTAACTCAAACGAAGACGAAGCATATATTGTTTTCCAACAGGTAAAAAAAACATTTTTGTTTTGTAGAAGGGTGGAGGGAAGGTCGTTTGATCTTTTTACGGCTTCCGTTCCTAAACAAGAAAATCTAGTGCAAAAGAAACTTGAGGAAACCAAAAAAATATCTTTGGACTCTGTATATTTTGAAAGGGCTTCTTCCATTTTAAAACCAGAATCATCCGTTCCTTTGGATGCCATCGTCGATTTTTTACATGAAAATTCTGATAAAAAAATGAAGATTATTGGTCATACTGATTTAACAGGTACATTTGAAGACAATATGGTTCTCTCCAAGGAAAGAGCGGAATCCGTTAAACAATATTTAGTCTCTAAAGGTGTGGATCCCAAACGTTTGGTGACCGACGGGAAAGGACCAACTCAACCAGTGGTGCAGGCAACTGACGAGGTTTCCTCTAAAAAAAATCGGCGCACCGAATTTGTCCTAATAGATCCTTAA
- the serS gene encoding serine--tRNA ligase: protein MLDINRIVQNPEELLSTLQKRGVASTDIEAKIKSISEKQRKLKLEVEDLRAERNRVSKEIGIQKSQGKDITEISASMKGVGDQIKAIEEELTKQEESLHDLNLGLPNLLDPSVPEGKSEADNILVRQWGEIPKLSFEAKTHFDIGEALGIFDFERGVKLSGARFYTYRGLGAKLERALMNLMLDTHTSENGYEEMWVPVLVNDESMTATGQLPKFAEDFYRLEKDGLNLIPTAEVPLTNYYRDEIISEKELPISVCAHTSCFRREAGSYGRDTRGLVRVHQFQKVELVKFVEPETSQNEHEKMLQDAESILQKLKLPYRVMLLCSKDMSSASSKTYDIEVWMPGLGRFMEISSVSNFKDYQARRGKIRYKSKEGKNLLVHTLNGSGLAIGRTLAAVIENYQSADGTFQIPDVLKPYIR, encoded by the coding sequence ATGCTTGATATCAACCGTATTGTTCAAAACCCTGAAGAGTTACTTTCCACCTTACAAAAACGAGGTGTTGCCTCCACAGACATTGAAGCAAAAATTAAATCTATCTCTGAAAAACAAAGAAAGCTAAAACTAGAAGTGGAAGACCTTCGTGCTGAGAGAAATCGAGTTTCTAAAGAAATTGGAATTCAAAAATCACAAGGAAAAGATATCACAGAAATTTCAGCTTCGATGAAAGGAGTTGGTGATCAGATCAAAGCAATTGAAGAAGAACTGACCAAACAGGAAGAATCTTTGCATGATTTGAATCTAGGCCTTCCAAACTTACTGGATCCATCTGTTCCAGAAGGAAAATCAGAAGCAGATAATATACTTGTCCGACAGTGGGGAGAAATTCCTAAACTTTCCTTTGAAGCTAAAACCCATTTTGATATTGGTGAGGCTTTGGGAATTTTTGATTTCGAACGAGGCGTTAAACTTTCTGGAGCGAGGTTTTATACCTACCGTGGACTTGGTGCCAAATTAGAAAGAGCACTTATGAATCTAATGCTCGATACACATACTTCTGAAAATGGATATGAAGAGATGTGGGTTCCCGTTCTTGTGAATGATGAATCCATGACGGCCACAGGCCAACTTCCCAAATTTGCCGAAGATTTCTACCGATTGGAAAAAGACGGACTCAATTTGATCCCAACTGCGGAAGTTCCTCTCACCAATTATTACCGGGATGAAATCATTTCTGAAAAAGAATTACCTATTTCAGTTTGTGCGCATACTTCGTGTTTTCGCAGAGAAGCTGGATCTTACGGGCGTGATACACGCGGTCTTGTGCGAGTACACCAATTTCAAAAAGTGGAACTTGTGAAGTTTGTAGAACCAGAAACTTCGCAAAACGAACATGAAAAAATGCTCCAAGATGCCGAATCCATTTTGCAAAAGTTAAAACTTCCCTACCGTGTGATGTTACTTTGTAGCAAGGATATGTCCAGTGCTTCCTCCAAAACCTATGATATCGAAGTTTGGATGCCGGGTCTTGGCCGTTTTATGGAGATTTCCTCTGTTTCTAACTTCAAAGACTATCAAGCAAGACGGGGAAAAATTCGATACAAGTCAAAGGAAGGAAAAAACCTGCTCGTCCATACTCTGAACGGTTCCGGTCTTGCGATCGGTCGAACACTCGCGGCAGTGATCGAAAACTACCAATCAGCTGATGGAACCTTCCAAATTCCGGATGTATTGAAACCATACATTCGTTAG
- a CDS encoding TatD family hydrolase, translating to MGYSTIDTHCHLDIIREQGQEIQETLAKSRMAGVDRMVQIGIDLPSSIEAVRISETHSKDDLEIFYSIGCHPTETHEFPNADQILDLAKSRMNDSKFSAIGEIGVDLYHDASTRSAQNEVLRKFLEFSSEYKLPVVIHSRDAFEDTYEALKEYKSKAFGVIHCFTYDYEAAKQFVDLGYYVSFSGIVTFKSATEIQEAARKIPLETILIETDAPFLSPMPHRGKRNDSSHLPFVLEKMFSLRTETNAEVADRIYQNSLKFTQRKAYHHA from the coding sequence ATGGGATATTCAACCATTGACACTCATTGCCACTTAGACATAATTCGGGAACAAGGCCAAGAGATTCAAGAAACTCTGGCGAAATCCCGAATGGCTGGAGTAGACCGTATGGTTCAAATCGGGATCGATTTACCAAGTTCTATCGAAGCGGTTCGTATTTCAGAAACTCATTCGAAAGATGATTTAGAAATTTTCTACTCCATTGGTTGTCACCCAACGGAAACTCATGAATTCCCTAATGCGGATCAAATTTTAGATTTAGCAAAATCCCGAATGAATGATTCCAAATTTTCGGCGATTGGCGAGATTGGTGTCGATCTCTATCATGATGCGAGCACACGATCTGCTCAGAATGAAGTTTTACGCAAATTTTTAGAATTTTCTTCTGAATATAAATTACCGGTTGTGATTCATTCCCGCGATGCATTTGAAGATACCTACGAAGCGTTGAAAGAATATAAATCAAAAGCCTTTGGTGTGATTCATTGTTTCACTTATGATTATGAAGCAGCCAAACAGTTTGTGGATTTAGGGTATTACGTTTCCTTTTCTGGAATTGTAACTTTTAAGTCAGCAACGGAAATCCAAGAAGCAGCACGAAAGATTCCTTTGGAAACCATCTTGATAGAAACAGATGCTCCTTTTTTATCACCGATGCCACATAGAGGCAAACGAAATGATTCTTCCCATTTGCCATTTGTTCTTGAGAAAATGTTTTCTTTGCGAACAGAAACCAATGCAGAAGTAGCAGATCGCATTTATCAAAATTCATTAAAATTCACACAAAGAAAGGCTTATCACCATGCTTGA
- a CDS encoding M23 family metallopeptidase: MEAKQRLHLIFYRLRYKVQEWKLKLSQRYEDLDKKGRERLTIMVIPHTDRKTINFVISYKAISIFIGIMVILLVISAVNVLSHSGSIHQLTELNLTNKDFIRQSSKMKEEVNSLHETIQYYYERISNLYIKLGGDPSRVSKGMGGQAGQFLALQGTPQSDITDESFRIKEDIHNLKLSSELSEEIIKLIKKRKSIIRNTPSIWPTKGYVLFPFGKYISPVTGKEELNRGLDIGSFPGAEVIATAPGIVFDTGYSPATGYYVKLSHRFGWKTIYSNLDRIRVKKNEKLSKGDILGYVGKSPENPIYHLHYEVHVGTQALNPFSFLNQIQE; encoded by the coding sequence GTGGAAGCAAAACAAAGACTACATCTAATTTTTTACCGATTACGGTATAAAGTCCAGGAATGGAAGCTTAAGTTATCCCAACGTTATGAGGATCTTGACAAAAAAGGTCGGGAACGTCTGACAATTATGGTCATTCCTCACACCGATCGAAAAACAATTAACTTTGTGATCTCTTACAAAGCCATTTCCATCTTCATCGGAATCATGGTGATCCTACTTGTGATCAGTGCTGTGAACGTTTTATCTCACAGTGGATCCATCCACCAACTCACAGAACTCAATTTAACCAACAAAGACTTTATCAGACAATCTTCCAAGATGAAAGAAGAGGTAAACTCTCTTCACGAAACCATCCAATACTACTACGAAAGAATTTCTAACCTCTATATCAAACTCGGCGGAGATCCTTCCCGAGTTTCCAAAGGGATGGGTGGACAAGCAGGACAATTTCTCGCATTACAAGGTACACCGCAGTCCGACATCACTGATGAATCCTTTCGCATCAAAGAAGACATTCATAATTTAAAATTATCCTCTGAACTTTCCGAAGAGATCATCAAACTCATCAAAAAAAGAAAGAGCATCATTCGTAACACTCCGTCCATTTGGCCAACAAAAGGTTATGTATTATTTCCTTTTGGAAAATACATTTCACCAGTGACAGGAAAAGAAGAACTCAACAGAGGATTAGACATTGGATCCTTTCCTGGTGCCGAAGTCATTGCAACGGCTCCTGGAATTGTTTTTGATACTGGATACTCTCCAGCTACAGGTTACTATGTAAAATTATCACATCGATTTGGATGGAAAACAATCTATTCCAACCTTGATAGAATTCGTGTTAAGAAAAATGAAAAACTCTCCAAGGGTGACATCTTAGGTTATGTTGGAAAATCACCAGAAAATCCGATTTACCATCTTCATTATGAAGTACATGTTGGTACCCAAGCGTTGAATCCGTTTTCGTTTCTCAACCAAATTCAAGAATAA
- a CDS encoding bactofilin family protein, whose amino-acid sequence MPNPSTEEEFLVNSIIGEGAEFVGEFKFPGLIRIDGKFRGVLETTGKVLIGKSGIVDTDIKARVVVAGGEIRGNIYATERVTLLSSCRLEGDIVTPRLIVEEGVVFHGKCTINPTRH is encoded by the coding sequence ATGCCGAATCCATCTACAGAAGAAGAATTTTTAGTTAATAGCATCATTGGGGAAGGCGCCGAGTTCGTAGGCGAATTCAAATTCCCTGGCCTCATTCGTATCGATGGAAAATTTCGTGGAGTCCTCGAAACTACCGGAAAGGTACTTATAGGAAAATCTGGAATCGTCGATACAGATATCAAAGCAAGAGTGGTAGTTGCCGGTGGAGAAATTCGCGGGAACATCTATGCAACCGAACGAGTTACATTACTTTCTAGCTGTCGATTGGAAGGAGACATTGTCACTCCTCGCCTCATCGTAGAAGAAGGTGTCGTGTTTCACGGAAAATGCACTATTAATCCCACTCGTCATTAG
- a CDS encoding YaaR family protein codes for MIIQNNNPKSVSTQAKKGSKEKLSGSFAPVDESKQSFLEILESIVPAGKEETRELNELWKDLPDLEKELIKDPNHRNLESYKKHIKQIAALILKKNYKVMQAPQRGRNDQKDVRYVKVVDEKLDLLAKTMFSPNNSAFVILKQLDEIRGLLVDLKG; via the coding sequence ATGATCATTCAAAACAACAACCCTAAGTCGGTATCCACTCAGGCGAAAAAAGGATCCAAAGAAAAACTCTCAGGTTCGTTTGCACCGGTCGATGAATCCAAACAGAGTTTTTTAGAAATTTTAGAATCCATTGTTCCGGCCGGAAAAGAAGAAACCAGAGAGCTAAACGAACTATGGAAAGATTTACCTGATTTGGAAAAAGAGCTCATCAAAGATCCCAATCACAGAAATCTCGAATCCTACAAAAAACACATCAAACAAATCGCAGCACTAATTTTGAAAAAAAATTACAAGGTCATGCAAGCACCACAGCGTGGACGAAATGACCAAAAAGACGTACGTTATGTAAAGGTTGTGGATGAAAAATTGGATCTACTCGCCAAAACAATGTTTTCTCCCAACAATAGTGCGTTCGTGATTTTGAAACAATTAGATGAAATTAGGGGTCTACTAGTTGATCTAAAAGGATAA
- a CDS encoding ABC transporter transmembrane domain-containing protein — MHTPDRAKSKNLRVLSKTFSYLKPYRFQMTLSSLALLFTAGVTLGLGQGLRHLVDAGFSARSKQELGYSLAFIILVGIFLAIGTYIRHYAVSWIGERVASDIRRDVFKHIIFIHPSFFELNSPGEIQSRITTDTTLIQTVIGSSASIALRNVLMFVGGIIFLFITNAKLTMIVLLSVPFIVFPILFYGKKVRNLSRTTQDKIASIGTYVSESLLNIKILQSFHHQEEDIEKFSHTVEAAFDVAVARIKQRALLIAAVILFILTGISVMLWIGGTDVLEGKITGGELIAFSFYAIMVANSVGAVSEVLGDLQRAAGATERLMELLLSESEIKDPKFPKPIADVLLPTEGNGSLSLNGSTEKKGLKINLDHLEFSYPSRPEHKAIRGIDLEIPANKTTALVGPSGGGKSTLFELILRFYDPTAGKISIEGVDLKELTLKDLRSLIGFVPQQPILFSGTLRENIAYGKPNASFEEIEKAAANAYVTEFLNQLPDGYDTNLGHLGTRLSGGQKQRIAIARAILRNPRILLLDEATSALDSESEQMIQRALDFLVKERTTIMIAHRLSTVVKSDQIVVIKEGEIESVGTHDELIRKSELYERLAKLQFHTELL; from the coding sequence TTGCATACTCCAGACCGCGCTAAGTCAAAAAATCTCCGTGTCCTCTCTAAAACCTTTTCTTATTTAAAACCCTACAGATTCCAAATGACCCTTTCTTCCTTGGCTCTCCTTTTTACGGCCGGAGTGACTTTGGGACTTGGCCAAGGGTTACGTCATTTAGTGGACGCAGGATTTTCTGCTAGATCCAAACAAGAATTAGGTTACTCACTTGCGTTTATTATTCTAGTGGGGATCTTCCTTGCGATTGGAACTTACATTCGTCATTACGCAGTTTCTTGGATTGGGGAACGTGTGGCCTCAGACATTCGCAGGGATGTGTTCAAACATATCATCTTCATCCATCCCAGTTTTTTTGAGCTCAATTCTCCTGGTGAAATCCAATCGCGGATCACAACGGATACAACACTCATCCAAACAGTGATCGGATCTTCCGCCTCCATTGCCCTTCGCAATGTTTTGATGTTTGTCGGTGGAATTATTTTTCTTTTTATCACCAATGCAAAACTCACTATGATTGTGTTACTGAGTGTTCCCTTCATCGTGTTCCCGATTTTGTTCTATGGAAAAAAAGTAAGGAATTTATCGCGCACAACGCAGGACAAAATTGCAAGCATTGGGACTTACGTCAGTGAATCCCTTCTCAATATAAAAATCCTTCAGTCATTCCACCACCAAGAAGAAGACATTGAAAAATTTTCTCATACAGTTGAAGCAGCTTTTGATGTCGCAGTTGCTCGCATCAAACAAAGAGCTCTTCTCATTGCGGCAGTCATTCTTTTCATCCTTACTGGAATCAGTGTCATGTTATGGATCGGTGGAACAGATGTACTCGAAGGAAAAATAACAGGCGGGGAACTCATCGCATTTTCTTTTTATGCGATTATGGTAGCAAACAGTGTCGGTGCTGTATCGGAGGTTCTTGGAGATCTACAAAGAGCCGCGGGTGCCACAGAACGATTGATGGAACTTTTATTATCAGAATCAGAAATTAAAGATCCAAAGTTTCCAAAACCAATCGCAGACGTACTACTTCCAACGGAAGGGAATGGATCTTTATCTCTCAACGGCTCCACTGAAAAGAAAGGACTAAAAATCAATTTGGATCATTTGGAATTTTCGTATCCTTCACGTCCGGAACACAAAGCCATTCGCGGAATTGATTTAGAAATTCCTGCCAACAAAACTACTGCCCTCGTTGGTCCCTCCGGTGGTGGAAAAAGTACACTCTTTGAACTCATCCTTAGGTTCTACGATCCTACAGCCGGAAAGATTTCCATCGAAGGTGTTGATCTAAAAGAATTAACTTTGAAAGATTTGAGATCTCTCATTGGGTTTGTTCCCCAACAGCCCATTCTCTTTAGTGGAACTTTGCGAGAGAACATCGCGTACGGAAAACCAAATGCAAGTTTTGAAGAAATCGAAAAGGCCGCAGCCAACGCCTATGTCACAGAATTTTTAAACCAACTTCCTGATGGGTATGATACCAACTTAGGACATTTAGGAACTAGACTCTCTGGTGGACAAAAACAAAGAATCGCTATCGCAAGAGCCATCCTTCGCAACCCAAGAATTCTTTTGTTGGACGAAGCAACATCCGCTCTCGATTCGGAATCAGAACAAATGATCCAAAGGGCTTTGGATTTTTTAGTGAAAGAAAGAACAACCATTATGATAGCTCATAGACTTTCTACAGTTGTGAAATCGGATCAGATTGTGGTAATTAAAGAAGGGGAAATTGAGTCCGTCGGAACCCATGACGAACTCATTCGAAAAAGTGAATTGTATGAACGTTTGGCGAAACTACAGTTTCACACCGAGCTGCTCTAA